AATTATCGCCTGGCATTGCTTCAAGCTTTGGACTAGGAACCGACGATACTCCGTTATTTCCAAATATGCATGAAGCAGCTTCCCTTCTCGTCGGTGGAACCTTAACCGCTGTAGACGCTGTGATGAGTGGCAAAACGAAACACGCCCTACATTTAGGCGGTGGATTACATCACGGATTTAAAGGGAGAGCGTCGGGCTTTTGTATTTACAATGATAGTTCAATTGCCATTGAATATATGAAACAAAAGTACGGGGCTAAAGTTCTTTATATTGATACCGATGCTCATCACGGAGATGGCGTTCAATGGGCCTTTTATGATGACCCTGATGTATGCACACTTAGTATTCATGAAACAGGGCGTTATCTATTCCCTGGCACAGGCAGCGTTGGGGAAAAAGGAGCTGGCAAAGGATACGGCTTCTCTATTAATATTCCTGTTGATGCGTTTACAGAGGATGATTCCTTTCTACATGTCTATGAAACGGCTTTCAGGGAAGTTATTGAGTTCTTTAAACCAGATGTGATCCTGACACAAAACGGAGCAGATGCTCATCACTATGATCCGTTAACCCATTTATGCTCATCGATGAAGACGTATGAAGCTGTGCCTAAACTTGCTCATGAGTTAGCCCACGAATATTGTGATGGTAAATGGATTGCAGTAGGTGGTGGCGGATATGATATGTGGCGTGTCGTCCCTCGTGCTTGGGGATTGACTTGGCTTGAGATGAGTAACCAGATAGGCCTTTCAAAAGAAATGATCCCTAAAGCTTGGTTAGATCATTGGCATGCTAAAGCTGAGGAGTCACTTCCGACGACATGGCAAGATGAACCTTCAATCATTCCAACGATTCCACGAAAACTAGAAATTACAGAAAAAAATGCGAAAACACTTGAAAAAGCACTTTATCACATCCGAAATGAAATGAAAAAAACTAGAAAAGGATAGCCAATGCTATCCTTTTAATTTGCTTAATAATTGACTGACCAATACGTGCGATTGTTCACTCGCGATGTCGGTGAATTCATTAAAACTCATTGAAGCTTCTCCATTCGCTTTATCAGACATAGAGCGGACAATAACAAAAGGAACTTCATTCATAGTAGCGACCTGCGCAACCGCAGCCCCTTCCATTTCCACACATGCTCCATCAAAGTCTTCTCTTAACTGACGAACCTCATCACCATTTGCAATGAATTGATCTCCACTTAAAATTCTACCTGTAATCACTTTGCGCTTAGTTAATGCTCCAGCAGCTTCCTTTGCCAATTGAATAAGAGTAGGACATGCTTGAAAATCTGATTCCCCATCATACATTGGGATGTCGCCACGTTTGAACCCGAGTGGACTTGCATCTATATCGTGTTGTAGAGCACTTGAAGAAATCACTAAATCTCCTACTTCTAATGTTTCGTCTAACGCACCTGCCACCCCAGTAAAAATAATGTTTGAGACCTCAAAACGATCAATTAATATTTGTGTCGTCAAGGCTGCATGCACTTTCCCTACACCTGATTTACAAAGTACAATTTGGTTACCTTCCATGATGCCTTCATAAAAAGAAACCTTCGCATAGATCAGAGTGGCTGTAACTTCCATCTCCTTTAACATGCGTTCTATTTCTTCATTCATAGCACCAATTATCGCTACTTTCATTCTAATCATCCTTCTCTAAAAAAATAAGGACCCGAGAGAAAGCTCTCGGGTTAAAACGTCTCATCACTTGCATGAGTTGGATCTGAAATGACAATGACTACTCGGCGATTTAATCGCAAATTGTCCACCGTTGTATTCGGTACAACAGGACGTGTATCTCCGTATCCAGTTGCAACAAAGCGTTGTGGATCTAATTCCTTTGCGTCTATTAAATACCGAATAACACTACTCGCTCTCGCTCCAGACAATTCCCAGTTAGAAGGATATCTGAAGTTAGAGATTGGACGACTATCTGTATGCCCTTCGACTTTAACCATATTAGGAATCGTAGCTAAAAGTGTCCCTACTTTATCAAGAAAAGGCATTGCCGTATCGATCAAAACTGCTTCTGCCGTTTCAAATAGTGTCCGCTCTTGTAAAACAAGTACTACGCCTCGGTCATCACGTGTGGCTGAGATTAGTTCATTTAGATCATTTTCTACAAGGAAATCTTGTACTTCTATTAGCAATTCATCCATGTCATACTCTTGTGCGTCAGACTCGCTTTCATCATAACTTCCATCCTCATATGGGTTGGGAAATTCTTCGCCAATTTGCTCTGATGGATTTTCGAGATCAATGACAGATGGAAAGAATTCAAACACTTGCCGTTGTTGAAATGAATCCGCAATGGCTCTGAACTTCTGTGCATCAACAACAGACATAGAAAAAAGTAAGATAAAGAAAACGAGGATGAGTGTCATCATATCAGAGAACGTAACCATCCATTTAGGGGCACCCTTCTCCTCTTGACGTTTCCTACGCCTCATCATCTTGATCACCTGACTCTTTAGTCTTTGTATTTTTACGCATGAAAGCACTTAACTTCTCTTGTAAAATTTTAGGGTTTTGGCCAGATTGCACACCAATAACTCCCTCAATAATAATTTGTTTAACGAAGACTTCCTCATCCGTTTTGTTGGCTAGTTTTGTCGCCATAGGTAAGAAGATTAAGTTCGCTAAAACCGTACCGTATAAAGTAGTTAGGAGTGCAACCGCCATATTAGGTCCTAAAGTGGTAGGATCATTTAGATTTTGAAGCATGAGTACCAAACCTATTAATGTACCAATCATTCCCCAAGCTGGTGCATATTCGCCAGCTTTTTCTATAATAGCGCGCCCTTTGCGATGACGTTCTTCCATCGCTACAACTTCAGCCATCATAATATCTTTTATGACGTCTGGCTCAATGCCATCAACTGCGAGTAGTACACCTTTTTTTATGAAGGGATCCTTTACTTCCTCTAATCCAACTTCTAGGGCTAATAGGCCCTCTCTTCGTGCTTTTCCTGACAAATCAATAAATGTGTCAATTAAGCCTTCTAAATCGTGATCTTGCGTTTGAACTGACTCTTTCAATACTTTAGGTACAGTTTTTAACTCTGAAAATGAAAAAGTAATGATAAGTGCAGCAATTAGTCCCCCAAAGACGATCAGAACCGAAGCGATCTGAATGAAGAAAACAAGCCCTGATGGCCCTGAATTCGAGAATACGGCCAATAGAAGTACGGTGATGCCTAGGAACACTCCTATTGGCATTAAAATATCAAATTTTTTCATGGTCCTCTCCCTGCTCAGTCATTTCTTTATTGATTTATGACTTTGTTGAATCTCTAAATTCAATGCGGTGCGGCAGAACGACGATATGATTATCTACTTCTTCTTTGTTCATGTATTTCGTAAGTAAGCGCATCGAGACAGCCCCAATATCATACATTGGCTGAACAACTGTTGATAACGTAGGACGAACCATTGTAGCAAGTCTTGTGTTATCGAACCCTAGAACTTCAAAGTCATCTGGGATGCTATAACCCTTGTCTTGCCCTCCATGAATGACACCTAAAGCCATTTCGTCAGTAGAAGCAAATATCGCTGTTAGCTTGTCCTCAAAGCTTAAGAACGTATCCATCGCTTCAATGCCGGAATCATACGTATAATCACCGATAACGACAAACTCTTCGTTAAATGGAAGGTTAGAGTCTTCAAGCGCTTCACGGTAACCAGCAAACTTCTGATACCCGTTAACAGGATCATCAAGTGTACCTGATACCATTCCGATGCGCTCATGCCCTTCGCTAATCAAGTGTTTAATGGCATCATACACCGCTTGTTTGTAATCGATATTCACAGATGGAATTTCTAGGTTCGTATCTAGAGTTGCTGCTAAAACTACAGGTACTGGCGAACGTTTAAATTGATCCGCATGCTCTTCTGTAATCTGTCCACCCATAAAGACGATTCCATCCACTTGCTTCTCAAGCAATGTGTTGATCAAGTGGATTTCCTTCTCTTTATTTTGATCAGAGTTACATAGAATAATGTTGTACTTGTACATAGTTGCAATGTCTTCGATCCCACGAGCAAGTTCAGCAAAGAAAATACTAGAGATATCAGGAATGATAACCCCTACCGTTGTTGTTTTTTTACTTGCAAGTCCTCTAGCTACAGCATTAGGACGGTATCCAAGACGCTCAATCGCCTCTAGAACTTTCTTTCTTGTTGCTGGCTTCACATTCGGATTGCCGTTGACGACACGGGAAACGGTCGCCATAGAGACACCAGCCTCTCTTGCTACATCATAAATCGTCGTATTCAATGTAATCCTCCTCTATCATATTAACGCATTAATCACGTATTCAATGTATTGTTATCATACGATACTATGATGAGGTCCGCAATGTCTTTACATTACTTATATCGACACTCTTAGAAAATAATTGACAGTATTGTGTAAAGTTTTACGTATTTTTTGAACTGAACGAATTTACACACTCTCTGATCGTATGAATCAATTATGTATAGGATGCGCTATTTTCTTCTAAGTTAAAAGCCAACCTCTCTTATTTCATAAGAAAGGTTGGCTCTTTTACTTATTTCTTATATAAACCTGATGCTAATAGTTCATCAATGAATTCATTGAATTGTGGAATGTCCATTTGTTGAGCTGAATCAGATAAAGCAACGGCCGGGTCAGGGTGAACCTCTGCCATGACAGCATCGGCACCAATAGCAAATGCTGCTTTAGCCGTCGGAAGTAACAAGTCACGTCTTCCTGTCGAGTGAGTCACATCTACTAAGACTGGTAAATGTGTTTCTTGTTTTAGAATCGGAACAGCTGATATGTCTAATGTGTTACGTGTTGCTTTCTCGTATGTGCGAATTCCTCGCTCACAAAGCATAATTTGTCCATTTCCTTTAGATACAACGTACTCCGCTGCATGAATGAATTCAGAAATGGTCGCAGATAAACCTCTCTTTAAAAGAACTGGTCGATCCACTGAACCTGCTGCTTTTAATAATTCAAAGTTATGCATGTTTCGTGCACCGATTTGAATGACGTCAACATAGTCAAGAGCAGTTTCAATATCTTGTGGACTAACGATTTCACTAATAACAGCCATATCTAATTCGTCTGCTACTTGTTTTAGTATTTTCAGACCTTCTAGTCCTAGCCCTTGGAAATCATAAGGGGAGGTTCTCGGCTTATATGCTCCACCACGAAGTAATTTTAAGCCTCGTTCTTTCATTGCTTTGGCAACAGCTAACACTTGATCATAGCTCTCTACCGCACAAGGACCCATAATTAAACGTTGTTGACCATCTCCAACTAATTCACCACGTAAATCAATGACCGTATTTTCTGGTTGCTTTTTACGTGATACAAGCAAGGCTTTACTATTATCCTCTTCTTGCAGTTCAAGACTTGCTTTGAAGATTTGCTTGAATAGATGTTGTAAGGTAGATGTTTCAAATGGTCCTTTATTATTTTCAGCAATATGATCTAACATACTACGCTCTCTCACAGGATCGAAACGATTAACCCCTTGCTTACCTTTAACCTTTCCAACCTCTTGTACGAGTCGTGCACGTTCATTAATTAATTCAAGAAGCTTCAGATTCACCTCGTCTAATTCTGATCTCAACGTATCTACTTGTTCGTTACTCATGTTACACTCCACTCCTCTTCTCTTTAGCTTCATTCTTGATTAGCATTTATTATAAAGGATAATTAACTGAATGTCACGAATTTTTTCTTTATTAATTAAACGCTTTTAAGCGCTAAAGTGAATGACCTATTAATTGTGTTTCATCTTACTATATTTATTGATTGAGATCCAATAAAAAAGGTAGGGGGTCGAATTCTCGAACCCACTACCTTTTTACAAAACATGCAATTAGTTTTTGCTTTGAGCCGCTTCTTTTTCTTCTTCGAGCTTGTTTTGAATGTCATCTACTTCATTCTTAACATTCTCAGCAATGGCTTCTCCTGAGTCTTTTAAATCACCTGAAAGATCTTCTGCTAGTTCCTCTGCAGAATTCTTAACATCTTCTGCCTTGGCTTGAACAGAGTTAGACACTTCTTTAACTTTCTCTGTTACTTGAGCCGACTGATCAGACACAACCTTAGCGATGTTATTAGATTTTTCTTTCGCTAACGTTGCCCACTCATTACCCTTCTCATAGGCAGTTGTTGTTAGCTTATTCGTTCTTTCACGAGCAATAAGTGCTTGCTCATTAATATCATCTCGTAACTGTCTTCCGGACTTAGGAGCTAACAATAATGCCGTCGACGCTCCAACAATTCCTCCAACAAGTGATCCAATAATGAAATCTTTCGTGTTCATTTCCCCCACTTAAATCTCCTCCTTATGTAATGTAGTTGATTGGTTTTGCTTTTCTTTACGAGCTTTGAACTTTGTATAAAAGTCAATCGCGACATTCCCCCACTGAACAGCTTGAGCAATCTGATCGGATTGCTTCACTGCTTGGGTTGATACAGTATCAGAAACGTGTCGGATTGAACGATTAACTTGCTGAACTGAGTCTCCCAAATCCTTAACAGAAGAGAAAACAGTATTTAACGACTGTGTTTTCTGATTAATATCATCTGCTAAAAGATTCGTCTTGTTCAAAAGTAGCTCTGTTTCACGGGTGATTCCATTCACCTGTTTCTCAAGTCCCGCCATTGTGTTTGCCACATGATCGAGTGTTCGATTGGCAGACTTTAGTGTAAGGACAAGATAACCGACTAATACGGCAAAAGCAATTGCTACGATAATAGCGCTAATATAAAGTAAGCTTTCCATCTGTTTGCTTCCACCTCCTTGTTCAATCTATTACCCTAATTCTCGCCAAATTAAACGTCGAATACTATATATATTCGTTAAAAATGTGAAAATCCCTTCTTAATCTTTCGAGTTACTATTAAGTTTTCTTGTAATCGTATACAATAGAGAAGGTATGAAAAGGAGGAATTATTATGAGAGACCCACGTATAACAACTTTAGCAAAGAACCTAATTCAATATTCCGTAGACCTACAAAAAGGTGAAAAGGTACTAATCGAGAACTTCGGCCTTCAACGAGAGCTCGTCACAGCCCTTGTTAAAGAAGCCTATAACGTAGGTGCCCTACCTTTTGTCTTATTAAAAGACCACCAAGTGGATCGTTCCGTATTATTTGGAGCATCTGAAGAACAACTTAATATGATGGCCTCATTCGAAGCACAAGTGATGAGCGAAATGGACGCATACATCGGCCTTCGCGCAGGAGATAATATTTCTGAACTTTCTGATGTCCCAAGTGACAAAATAGCTTTACATGGTAAAACGGTCGGGACGAAAGTACACCGTGAAATCCGTGTACCGAAAACTCGTTGGGTTGTGCTACGTTATCCAAGTTCATCCATGGCCCAATTAGCTAATACGAGTACAGAAGCATTCGAAGATTTCTACTTCAATGTTTGTAATCTGGATTACAGTAAAATGGATACTGCCATGGATTCGTTAGTCGATCTTTTTGACCGAACGGACCGTGTACATATTACAGGACCAGGAACCGACTTAACATTTTCTGTAAAAGATGTTCCTGCGATCAAGTGTGCTGGTAAAATGAATATTCCAGATGGCGAAGTCTACACAGCTCCTGTTCGCGATTCGATTAACGGAACATTGAGCTACAATACACCATCTCCATATCAAGGGTTCACATTCGAGTCGATCCAATTCACGTTTGAAAATGGAAAGATTGTTAAAGCTACCGCAAATGACACAGATCGTATCAATACGATTCTTGATTCAGATGAGGGTGCTCGCTACATTGGAGAATTTGCAATCGGAGTCAACCCATATATTCAACATCCAATGAAAGATATTTTATTTGATGAGAAGATTGATGGTAGCTTCCATTTTACGCCAGGTCAATGTTACGAGGAAGCATCAAATGGAAATCAATCATCGATTCATTGGGATATTGTGAATATTCAACGTCCTGAGTATGGTGGGGGAGAAATCTATTTTGACGATGTCCTCATTCGTAAAGATGGTCGTTTCGTCATCCCAGAGCTCGAGTGCCTTAACCCAGAAAATCTAAAATAAGCAAAAAGAGGAATGGCTCAAAATTGCCACTCCTCTTTTTTATTAATTTAATGCCTCTTCATATGCTTGTTGGAATTTCTGGATATCTCCAGCTCCCATAAATAGAAGAGTACTATTTTGATGTTCTTTTAACCGAGCGATTTCTTCTTCTGTAATAAGCTCTGCATTTGGAATCAAATCTTGCAGATCTTTAATCGTTAATGATCCTGCCTGCTCACGAGCTGATCCAAAGATATCACATAGGTACACATGATCTGCTAGTTTTAAGGCTTCCGCAAATTCATTTAAGAACGTCTTTGTTCTCGTGAATGTATGTGGTTGGAAAATCGCGACAATTTCATGACTCTCATACTTTTGTTTCGCCGAATCAACTGTTGCTGCAATTTCAGTTGGATGATGAGCGTAGTCATCAATTAAAACTTGCGTCCCCATCCTTTTTTCTGTAAAACGTCTCTTTACGCCTTGGAACGTCTTCAAGTGCTCAGCAAGCACCTCAGCTGGAACATTTTCATAATGACATAAAGCAATGACAGCTAACGCATTTAAAACATTATGATTGCCGTATCCTGGAATCGTAAATGTACCATATAAGTTATTACGTACATAAACGTCAAATGTTGTACCTTCGCTCGTTACTTGTACACTACGTGCTTGGAAATCATTTTGTTCACTAAATCCGTAAAAGACAACAGGAACATTGGCATGAATTCCTTGCAGATGTTGATCATCTCCACAGGCAACGATCGCTTTTTTTACTTGCATGGCCATTTGGCTAAATGCATGGAATACATCGTCTACATCTTTAAAATAATCCGGATGATCAAAGTCAATATTAGTCATGATGCAATAATCAGGCGTGTAGTTAAGGAAGTGACGTCGATATTCACAAGCTTCAAATACAAAGTACTTGGAGTCTTCTTCGCCTTTTCCTGTACCGTCCCCAATTAAAAACGAGGTTGGGTAGGCAGAACCTAACACATGAGACAACAACCCTGTTGTTGATGTTTTTCCGTGACAACCTGTAACAGCTACGCTTGTAAAATTATGAATAAACTCACCTAAAAAGCGGGGATATTGTTGCATAGGAATTCCTAGCTCTTTTGCACGAGCCACTTCCTCATGATCTTCACCGTAAGCCGCAGAAACAATAACCTGTTGACCTTCGCCAATATTTTCTTTATTAAAGGGTAGTAATGGAATTCCTTTTTTCTCTAATGGTCTTTGCGTAAAGAATTGTTTCTCAACATCTGAACCTTGCACATCTTTATTCATGTCATGTAGAATTTGTGCTAATGCACTCATTCCTGATCCTTTTATTCCTATAAAATGATATTTCGTCATAGTTGGACCTCCAAATTCCTTATGGTTTCAAACGCGTCCAAGTTATTTATATGTTGGAATGAGTTATGTAAATCACCATTTTTTTATCAGGCCAAATTGATTCCCGTATTGATTATAGCAGAAAATAAATCAATCACCAATTCGACTTGTTCCACAGTACTTTGTACTCATTTATTTTGTTCGAAAATGGATCAGCTCCATGATTGTGTCCAAAAACCGTCAATCGACACGTACTAACTTAGGATTTTCACGATACCATCTTCCAGCCTTCGCTTCATGTTCCCCATTTAATAAGACATTATCTCCAGTAAATCCAATCTGAATCTTAAGTAGGCTACCGCCGACACCATAGATATCAATAGGCACACCTTGTTTTTCATAGGACTCAATACGATCTGCAGTAAACCCACCTGTAGCAATGATCTTCACATGATGAAACCCTCCATCATCAAGAGCTTTTCGTAAGGCGAAGAACAAAACTGGGTTTGCTCCTCTTGGGTCAAAAGCGCCCATTACTTCGGGGTTTCGACAGAAGTACTGATCAACCATTGTTCGAGAAGTGTCAACACGAACCCCTTTTAGTTCTTCTCTAAATGCGTGTGCCACTTTTAACGAGTCCGTTATGACATCATTGTTATAGTCAACCAAAGTCATTAGATCATCTTCAGGAAACTCTTCTCTATATACTCTAGTTGCTTCTACAACATCCCCACGGAAAAGTTGAATCAGTGCATGAGGCATCGTGCCCATCCCTTGCTTCCCCCACCATTCATTCATCGCATGGGTCGCTTGAGCTTGTGAACCACCAATATATGCTGCGTATCCATCTCCAGCTTGTTGAGTGAAATGATCGTCTCGGTCTCCCATAAAGATCACCGGTTTTTGAACGCCAGAATACCTCGCTGCTTTTACGACATTATATACATTAGTTGCGACAGACGTTCTTCTTGAAAAGATACCATCAATGATTCCTTCTAAGAAGCCAAAATCTTGGTATCGTCCCGTGATCGTTAAGACCGATTCAAAAGGAGTAATTTTGTCGCCATCTTTTAATGAATGAATGTCTAATTGATCGCCATTTTTAGCAAAGGTCTGAATGAGGGCAATCACTTCGTCTGTTCCACAAAGGATTGCATGCTCTTTCTGAAAAAATTGCATCGTAATAATATTATCCGCATGGTGTTTATTTATGATCTCTCGAGTTTTTAAGAAATAAACGGCCGAAAACCAACCTTCTTGTATTCGATCATCAAATTTAAACGTTTGATTCGTTAGACGCTTAATCTTACCCTGCATCTTTAACTCAATTTCTTTCATATCCCCTTATACTCCTTGTACCCATCTAGTCATGTAAAGTACTCTCTATTTATCTAGTAAACGCTTATCGTACTTATCATATAAAACCTTTATGATGAAAACAAGGTAAAGATAAAGTCAGCAGCCCCTGACTACTTTGCAGGATAGAGCAGCTGCTCTAGTTCGATTTCATCCACTAAGACATGTCTCGGCTTGCTACCCATCGCCTCTGAGATCACTCCCATATCTTCCATCATATCAATCATTCTAGCTGCACGGTTATAACCGACTCTAAAGCGACGCTGAATACTTGATGCCGATGCGCCACCTTGTTGAATGACGTAATAACAAGCCTCTTCTAGCAAATCATCGTCTTGGTCTGCATGACTTTGCATTTTTTGCAATTGTTCTGGAGCAAACAAGTATTCAGGCTCTCTTTGCTTTTTCACAAAGGCAAGAACATCTTCTATTTCTTCGTCTGAGACGAATGTTCCTTGCACACGCACAGGCTTCGGTGCACCGTTTTCATGGAATAACATATCTCCTCGTCCAAGCAGCCGCTCCGCACCACTCATATCTAAAATCGTTCTAGAGTCTGTTTGTGAAGAGACAGAAAAAGCAATACGCGTTGGAATATTTGCCTTAATAAGACCAGTAATCACATCTACAGAAGGTCTCTGTGTGGCTAGCAACAAATGAATACCACACGCTCTAGCTTTTTGAGCTATGCGACAGATGGAGTCCTCAACGTCTTGAGGAGAGACCATCATTAAGTCAGCTAATTCATCAATAACGACTAACAAATAAGGCAGAGCTGGTTTTTCTTTCGACTCTGAGTATAACTCGTTGTAACGTGCGACATCCCGCACTCCTTGTTGACTAAAAAGCTCATAACGTCTTTCCATTTCAGCGACAACCCACTTCAAAGCTGCTGTTGCTTGCTTTGCATCTGTAATTACTGGTGTAACAAGATGAGGTAATTTATTATAAGGTGCTAATTCAACCATTTTTGGATCAATTAGTAATAGCTTCACCTCATCAGGATTCGCTTTGTACAACAGACTTATTAAAACGGAGTTAATGCAGACACTTTTTCCAGACCCTGTCGCACCAGCGACCAGTCCATGCGGCATCTTCCTCAAATCCGTCACAATCGGCTGACCTGAAATATCAAGCCCAAGCGCAACCGTTAATGGTGAATCCGGTTTTGTAAACACGTCACGACGTAAGATTTCACGTAAGAATACGGGCTTAGACACTCGATTCGGCACTTCAATTCCGATCGTGTTCTTTCCTGGTATCGGAGCTTCGATACGGATATCTTTCGCGGCAAGCGCTAATTTTATATCATCCGTTAAGCTTGTCACCTTGTTCACCTTCACCCCACGAGCAGGATGAATTTCATACCTTGTAACAGAAGGTCCTTTGGTTACATTCACAACTTTTGCATCAACATTAAAGCTTAGTAGCGTTTCCTCTAAAATCTCTGCTTGTTCCTTCAACCATTCCCCATCTTGGTCTTCTTGGTGCTCAGGATATTTAAGCAATTGAATACTAGGATGCTGATACTCTGAATGGACGGAAACTTGTTGAGGTTGCACCTTTTTTTGTTTTCGATCCTGTGGCAACATCATCACATTAAATGGAATTTCTTCTTTCTTTTCTTTTGTTGATGGTTGTTTAGGCGTATTTTCAACTACTCGGTTAGGTGACGATGATTTCGTTATGATCGCTTTCGGCTGTTCTTTCCCTGTGACAGCTTCCATAGCCCGGTCATTCTCACCGACTACAGTCTTGACCTCAGTTAGAGTTGGTTCTGTTAGTATTTCTTCTGTTCTCGTATCATCAGAGATGGAAGGTTCAGCCACTATCACCTCGGGATCAAATGGTGACTCTTCTATTTTCTTTTCCTGTTCTTTTACTTGTTCTTCTAACACCAATCCGTCTTCAAAAGGTATTGGTTTCTCTATGTCTTCTTTGATTACCTGAACAACTTCCCGTTCATCACTCTCTACTACAACATCTGTGTCACGTTCTATAGTAAATTCAGTGACTTGATATGTAGCTTCTTTTGCGTTTTGTTCATTTATAAGCTCAATTTTTTCCTGGCTGTTTTCTAGTTCAGGAGTGATATCTATCGGTTGCTTTTCTTCTGATATTTCTGTCACAGCTTTTGGTAGTTTTTCAATTTCGGTCGTAGCTGAGATTTGAGTATTACGGATATTCTCTTGCCTTAAATACGTTTCAAGCTGCTTTTCCATTGTAACGCTTTCTCGCTTTGACTCGACAATTTTTTCATGTCCTGGTAACGAAGAGGGTAAGGATTCATCTTCAGACATAATATACTTTCTTTCTTTAAAGCCATAGACCGGAGAAGGGATAAATGTCGGCTTAAATTCCTTTCTTTCTCGCACGACTTTAACCGCCTTTTCTTTAAGCTTTTTATCGACCGGAGGCTCTACCGGGGTCTCTACTACTCTTTTACTTCGCTCCTCACTTTGCCTATCAATCGGCCTCTTTCTGCGCTCTGATGAATGATCTCTCGATTCCAA
Above is a genomic segment from Bacillus sp. FJAT-45037 containing:
- the motP gene encoding flagellar motor protein MotP — translated: MKKFDILMPIGVFLGITVLLLAVFSNSGPSGLVFFIQIASVLIVFGGLIAALIITFSFSELKTVPKVLKESVQTQDHDLEGLIDTFIDLSGKARREGLLALEVGLEEVKDPFIKKGVLLAVDGIEPDVIKDIMMAEVVAMEERHRKGRAIIEKAGEYAPAWGMIGTLIGLVLMLQNLNDPTTLGPNMAVALLTTLYGTVLANLIFLPMATKLANKTDEEVFVKQIIIEGVIGVQSGQNPKILQEKLSAFMRKNTKTKESGDQDDEA
- a CDS encoding bifunctional 3-deoxy-7-phosphoheptulonate synthase/chorismate mutase, which codes for MSNEQVDTLRSELDEVNLKLLELINERARLVQEVGKVKGKQGVNRFDPVRERSMLDHIAENNKGPFETSTLQHLFKQIFKASLELQEEDNSKALLVSRKKQPENTVIDLRGELVGDGQQRLIMGPCAVESYDQVLAVAKAMKERGLKLLRGGAYKPRTSPYDFQGLGLEGLKILKQVADELDMAVISEIVSPQDIETALDYVDVIQIGARNMHNFELLKAAGSVDRPVLLKRGLSATISEFIHAAEYVVSKGNGQIMLCERGIRTYEKATRNTLDISAVPILKQETHLPVLVDVTHSTGRRDLLLPTAKAAFAIGADAVMAEVHPDPAVALSDSAQQMDIPQFNEFIDELLASGLYKK
- the ccpA gene encoding catabolite control protein A; translated protein: MNTTIYDVAREAGVSMATVSRVVNGNPNVKPATRKKVLEAIERLGYRPNAVARGLASKKTTTVGVIIPDISSIFFAELARGIEDIATMYKYNIILCNSDQNKEKEIHLINTLLEKQVDGIVFMGGQITEEHADQFKRSPVPVVLAATLDTNLEIPSVNIDYKQAVYDAIKHLISEGHERIGMVSGTLDDPVNGYQKFAGYREALEDSNLPFNEEFVVIGDYTYDSGIEAMDTFLSFEDKLTAIFASTDEMALGVIHGGQDKGYSIPDDFEVLGFDNTRLATMVRPTLSTVVQPMYDIGAVSMRLLTKYMNKEEVDNHIVVLPHRIEFRDSTKS
- the motS gene encoding flagellar motor protein MotS, whose protein sequence is MRRRKRQEEKGAPKWMVTFSDMMTLILVFFILLFSMSVVDAQKFRAIADSFQQRQVFEFFPSVIDLENPSEQIGEEFPNPYEDGSYDESESDAQEYDMDELLIEVQDFLVENDLNELISATRDDRGVVLVLQERTLFETAEAVLIDTAMPFLDKVGTLLATIPNMVKVEGHTDSRPISNFRYPSNWELSGARASSVIRYLIDAKELDPQRFVATGYGDTRPVVPNTTVDNLRLNRRVVIVISDPTHASDETF
- a CDS encoding YtxH domain-containing protein codes for the protein MNTKDFIIGSLVGGIVGASTALLLAPKSGRQLRDDINEQALIARERTNKLTTTAYEKGNEWATLAKEKSNNIAKVVSDQSAQVTEKVKEVSNSVQAKAEDVKNSAEELAEDLSGDLKDSGEAIAENVKNEVDDIQNKLEEEKEAAQSKN
- a CDS encoding DUF948 domain-containing protein, producing the protein MESLLYISAIIVAIAFAVLVGYLVLTLKSANRTLDHVANTMAGLEKQVNGITRETELLLNKTNLLADDINQKTQSLNTVFSSVKDLGDSVQQVNRSIRHVSDTVSTQAVKQSDQIAQAVQWGNVAIDFYTKFKARKEKQNQSTTLHKEEI
- a CDS encoding acetoin utilization protein AcuC; translated protein: MMHDSIFVYSDQQLAYRFSESHPFNHLRLKLTYDLLKKVGSLSDEQIIEPRMATDEELMLIHDPAFVDAVKQGGRNELSPGIASSFGLGTDDTPLFPNMHEAASLLVGGTLTAVDAVMSGKTKHALHLGGGLHHGFKGRASGFCIYNDSSIAIEYMKQKYGAKVLYIDTDAHHGDGVQWAFYDDPDVCTLSIHETGRYLFPGTGSVGEKGAGKGYGFSINIPVDAFTEDDSFLHVYETAFREVIEFFKPDVILTQNGADAHHYDPLTHLCSSMKTYEAVPKLAHELAHEYCDGKWIAVGGGGYDMWRVVPRAWGLTWLEMSNQIGLSKEMIPKAWLDHWHAKAEESLPTTWQDEPSIIPTIPRKLEITEKNAKTLEKALYHIRNEMKKTRKG
- a CDS encoding 5'-methylthioadenosine/adenosylhomocysteine nucleosidase, translated to MKVAIIGAMNEEIERMLKEMEVTATLIYAKVSFYEGIMEGNQIVLCKSGVGKVHAALTTQILIDRFEVSNIIFTGVAGALDETLEVGDLVISSSALQHDIDASPLGFKRGDIPMYDGESDFQACPTLIQLAKEAAGALTKRKVITGRILSGDQFIANGDEVRQLREDFDGACVEMEGAAVAQVATMNEVPFVIVRSMSDKANGEASMSFNEFTDIASEQSHVLVSQLLSKLKG